In Bradyrhizobium sp. WD16, the genomic stretch TCGCAACATCGTCAGTTCCATGCTCGACCTGATGCCGGCCCCCGGCCTGATCTTCAGCGAATGGGACAAGCACGGCACCTGCTCGGGTGTCTCGGCGAAAGCCTATTTCGAGACGGTGCGAAAGGCCCGTGCCGCGGTGAAGATTCCGGCCGAATTCCTCCAGCTGACCGAGACGCGTGAGGTCACGCCGGCCGAGGTGGAGGAGGCTTTCGTCAAGGCCAATCCGGGGCTGAGCAATGCCGCAGTCACGGTGACCTGCGACAGCAAGCGGCTGAGCGAAGTGCGCCTGTGCCTGAACAAGGACCTCCAGTTCCGGGCCTGCGAGGAGATCGACCGCCGGGCGTGCCGGCGCGACAAGATCGAAATGCCGCCGGTGCGCGGCGGCTGAAACCTCGTCGGGCCGAGACCACTGCGAGATCAGCCGGCGCGGTCGGCGACGCCGGACGGTGGTCCGGCTCTGCCATGGGCGCGGTTGATCGCGCGGCCTCTTTGTCCGACAAGGGCGCGGTGTCCGACAAGGGCGCGCTCGCCAACAATTGGGCCCCGGCATGAACTATCGTCACGCGTTTCACGCCGGCAATTTTGCCGAT encodes the following:
- a CDS encoding ribonuclease T2, translated to MSFWSRAVLIIALSLLAGVAGSGAASAQDSRQNTPGEFDFYVLSLSWSPSYCETASERGANGRNQQMQCGGRPYSFVVHGLWPQYDRGFPNYCQRPAPRLDRNIVSSMLDLMPAPGLIFSEWDKHGTCSGVSAKAYFETVRKARAAVKIPAEFLQLTETREVTPAEVEEAFVKANPGLSNAAVTVTCDSKRLSEVRLCLNKDLQFRACEEIDRRACRRDKIEMPPVRGG